A window of Bombina bombina isolate aBomBom1 chromosome 5, aBomBom1.pri, whole genome shotgun sequence genomic DNA:
tagccaattcttttattctgatgccattgttcatttgactaaactaacggctaagaattctggttttgctatacaggcgcgcagagcgctatggcttagatcatggtcagctgacgtgacttcaaaatctaagctacttaacattcccttcaaggggcagaccctatttgggcctggttgaaggagattattgctgatatcactggaggaaaaggtcatgcccttcctcaggacaggtccaaatctagggccaaacagtctaattttcgtgcctttcaaaacttcaaggcaggtgcggcatcaacttcctctaataataaacaagagggaacttttgctcaatccaagacggtctggagaccaaacctgacatggaaaaaaaggtatggtctctgcctctgaaacaggaccttctacttcagggtcctttcaaccatccaaatctaatttctctgaggctgactgcctggagattgaacgctctattttatcaaagcgtggcttctccgagtcagttattgataccttaagacaggcacgaaagcctgtcaccaggaaaatttaccataaggtatggcgtagatatctttattagtgtgaatccaagggttactcatggagtaaggtcaggattgctaggatattatcttttctccaagaaggtttggaaaaaggattgtcagctagttaagcgtctggcagatgttccagacgttcaggcattttgtcaggctttagttagaatcaagcctgtgtttaaacctgttgctccaccatggagcttaaacttggttcttaaggttcttcaaggagttacgtttgaacctcttcattccatagatatcaagcttttatcttggaaagttctttttttggtagctatttcctcggctcgtagagtctctgagctatctgccttacaatgtgattctccttatctgatttttcatacggataaggtagtcctgcgtaccaaaccttggttcttacctaaggtggtatctaacaagaatatcaatcaagagattgttgttccatccttgtgttacacaatttggacgtggtccgtgctttaaagtttaacttaaaaagttactaaagattttcgtcaaacatctgctttgtttgttgtctactctgtacagaggagaggtcaaaaagcttcggcaacctctttttctttttgactaagaagcttaatccgcttagcctatgagactgctggacagcaacctcctgaaaggattacagctcattccactagagctgtggcttccacttgggcctttaaaaatgaggcttctttttatcagatttgcaaggcgacgacttggtcttcgcttcatattttttcaaaattttacaaatttgatacttttgcttcttcggaggctatatttgggagaaaggttttacgggcagtggttccttccatttaagttcctgccttgtccctcccttcatccgtgtactttagctttggtattggtatcccacaagtaatggatgatccgtggactggatacaccttacaagagaaaacacaatttatgcttacctgataaatgtatttctcttgtggtgtatccagtccacggcccgccctgtcattttaaggcaggtaatttttaaatttaaactacagtaaccactgcaccctatggttcctcctttctcggcttgttttcggtcgaatgactggctatgacagttaggggaggagctatattacagctctactgtgggtgtcctcttgcaacttcctgttggggatgagaatatcccacaagtaatggatgatccgtggactggatacaccacaagagaaataaatttatcaggtaagcataaattgtgttttatctgTTAAAAATGGCTTATAAAATGTATTGGTGCACATAACAAGAGAGGGGATAGTAATGGAGAAGCcaatacagagtaaataaggggttaattacaATTTATGAAGATATTAAATATTGGTGGAAGAGCAGTTACAGATCTTAGAAATAATATGCAGTCAGTCACATGCTGTATTCATTTTAGTGTTGCAGCTTAAACTGATATGTAGGTTAAAGAgtaatataatttaaaagataaaatatgaggacatTTACTTATATGTTGTTATCAATGTTACTTTTGATCATCAAACAAACTCAGGGTTTAAGTTTGGACTTTTCTGGATAACATTTTGTTTGAATGAGCACATGAAACCTTCATTTTCTTGGCTTTTGTATATCCGAGAACATAAATTTTGGATTATACAATATTGTAAAATATTATGCAGAGATATTGACAAATAAAGATACAAACCAATGTTTGCCATATGTAGCATCCCAAGCCTGTTTTTCCTTGTTTGACTTTCCTGGTCACTACTTCCAAGTATGTTGTCTTCCCCTGTGCTATCATTATAGGTTTTTTCTATTAAGCAGGTTACTGCAGTGCTGCCACTCCATCTCATTTTTGATGTTTCGTTCCTTCCTAAGCGTAAAATCCTTTCCATTCTCCAAAACGCTTTAGCATATGATACGTGTATCCATTCAAAACCTGTTCTTTTTTCTAAATTTGTCACAGAGGAAGTAAAACCATTCTCTATGTCCTTGTAGTGAGAATTGAAAACTGTATCAAAGGaactaatacattttatttctttatcaCTCATTTTGTATGATGGATCATTGTTTGACAATTGGGAAAGAAATAGAACAGGAAGGTCCTCTGACAATGTACAAGCAGCAGACTTGCCATTACATCCATCAAATACACCAATAAAGGAAGTGTTTGCTCGGTTTCCATAATTGTCAAGGACAACAAATGTATCCTCCATATCTTTTTGCCATAACATATTTCTATCAGAGCAAACTGCAAGACCTCCAATTAAGTCATTGACTGTATCATGTTGATAAACTTGAAATTGGTGACAGATTTGTCTTTCAATTTTGCAATTAGAAGTTGTAGGGGAGAATAACATTTCCTTTAGTATTTCATAGGAGTGATTAATCTTGTGTTCTTTTCTCATCTTATAATTTGaaacactttttattttagatattgtttgatttttttgtaaagcAAGGTGCTCTATATCTTTTGGATATTCCATTTGTTTATAACCTAGTAATGTAAGAGCTTGGTGTTGCTGTTGGTGACTTAAAAGTAAAGACTGACTTATGCCATTTTGACATTTAGAACAAGGAATCAAAATGTCCTTAAAAGCCTTGTCATTTTTATCTCCGGGGGTCTGAAAATCATGAATTGATGCACCCTCTTCTCTTTTGGTTTCCTCATCATTCTAGAGGGCAATAAAATAACTTGTAAATATGCTAGTTAATAATGAGAGACTTTATTTTCTCTAGAactggacacacacacaaaatctctaGCTACGTTTTTAAAAGGGATAGCAAGAGAGAAAAGTAAACTTGATTACAtaagtaaactggatttttttctttctaatgacacagtgagtcaacggatcatcatcattactgttaggaatatcactcctgaccagcaggaggaggcaaagagcaccacagcaaagctgttaaatatcattcCCCtatccacaatccccagtcattctctttgcctgtaacaGTTGCAagaaggtggtaaagtttaggtgtctgaaaaaaTGTCTTCAATCAAGAGTGTTATTTTACAGCatagcaggtttgctctgatctttctggggtttagctgtagtccatgtcagtttcttcagtagagcagtggtggcttttaagcattggacacttgtggggtataatccccactgtgcctctcAAACAGTTTGTTGCTGCCCTATTTGGAAAGCCTGTGTAGGTTTATACAGTCTTCCt
This region includes:
- the PP2D1 gene encoding protein phosphatase 2C-like domain-containing protein 1; its protein translation is MAISRLSLCESKDSMPRPVEDPGPRNDEETKREEGASIHDFQTPGDKNDKAFKDILIPCSKCQNGISQSLLLSHQQQHQALTLLGYKQMEYPKDIEHLALQKNQTISKIKSVSNYKMRKEHKINHSYEILKEMLFSPTTSNCKIERQICHQFQVYQHDTVNDLIGGLAVCSDRNMLWQKDMEDTFVVLDNYGNRANTSFIGVFDGCNGKSAACTLSEDLPVLFLSQLSNNDPSYKMSDKEIKCISSFDTVFNSHYKDIENGFTSSVTNLEKRTGFEWIHVSYAKAFWRMERILRLGRNETSKMRWSGSTAVTCLIEKTYNDSTGEDNILGSSDQESQTRKNRLGMLHMANIGNIQAVLCRTGKSYRLTKNHSTSSTHEKKRVVENRGSVSTNEDHGLVGGFSKATRGLGFHGDTKLKNSIIPAPHTISIPIYDSDQFLVVASNGLWEVLSKKQVVAIAIQELVSFLNDSNNSKPKNAKTQNDTENETNEADLSTSDSSNHCNLEPSMLNKVVRVPVANIQNSVDNKDRMADLSKSDHYDPNNLVLHNDLSLLLNTQNSDVKRSVLKDDTGFETGVKCSDKGENHLKELYGNASIYVCKQLVKTAMLVGSQTNVTVCLILLPGCENMHKLQNDLVSNKSFKSNFLR